The Streptomyces pactum genome contains a region encoding:
- a CDS encoding RecB family exonuclease has protein sequence METSIEDVAEDAGGPARPAATVANHEDAMVEAAAVATASVPAAIAPASLSPSRAGDFMQCPLLYRFRVIDRLPEKPSEAATRGTLVHAVLERLFDAPAAERTAPRAKALVPGQWDRLRESRPEVAELFADDAEGERLARWLGEAEQLVERWFSLEDPSRLEPAERELFVEAELDSGLRLRGIIDRVDVAPTGEVRIVDYKTGKAPRPQYAEGALFQMKFYALVVWRLKKVVPRRLQLVYLGSGDVLTYDPALADLERVERKLLALWEAIRQATETGDWRPRPTKLCGWCDHQAHCPEFGGTPPPYPLPVRAADSGDTGQGRMGPD, from the coding sequence ATGGAGACGAGCATCGAGGATGTCGCGGAGGACGCCGGCGGGCCCGCCCGACCGGCGGCGACGGTGGCAAACCACGAAGACGCGATGGTGGAGGCGGCCGCCGTCGCCACCGCGTCCGTGCCCGCGGCCATAGCGCCGGCCTCGCTCTCGCCCTCCCGGGCCGGCGACTTCATGCAGTGCCCGCTGCTGTACCGGTTCCGGGTCATCGACCGCCTGCCGGAGAAGCCGAGCGAGGCGGCGACGAGGGGCACCCTGGTGCACGCGGTGCTCGAGCGGCTCTTCGACGCCCCGGCGGCCGAGCGCACGGCACCACGGGCGAAGGCGCTGGTCCCGGGCCAGTGGGACCGGCTTCGGGAGAGCAGGCCGGAGGTGGCCGAGCTGTTCGCGGACGACGCGGAGGGCGAGCGGCTGGCGCGGTGGCTCGGCGAGGCGGAGCAGCTCGTCGAGCGCTGGTTCAGCCTGGAGGACCCGAGCCGGCTGGAGCCCGCCGAGCGGGAGCTGTTCGTCGAGGCCGAGCTGGATTCCGGGCTGCGGCTGCGCGGCATCATCGACCGGGTCGACGTGGCGCCCACCGGCGAGGTGCGGATCGTCGACTACAAGACGGGCAAGGCACCCCGGCCGCAGTACGCCGAGGGCGCGCTGTTCCAGATGAAGTTCTACGCGCTGGTGGTGTGGCGGCTGAAGAAGGTCGTCCCGCGGCGCCTGCAACTGGTCTATCTCGGCAGCGGCGACGTACTCACCTACGACCCGGCCCTCGCCGACCTGGAGCGGGTCGAGCGCAAGCTGCTGGCGCTGTGGGAGGCCATCCGGCAGGCGACCGAGACGGGTGACTGGCGGCCGCGTCCCACGAAGCTGTGCGGGTGGTGCGACCACCAGGCGCACTGCCCGGAGTTCGGCGGCACTCCCCCGCCCTATCCGCTGCCGGTGAGGGCGGCCGACTCCGGCGACACCGGGCAGGGCAGAATGGGACCGGACTAG